The following are encoded together in the Triticum dicoccoides isolate Atlit2015 ecotype Zavitan chromosome 6B, WEW_v2.0, whole genome shotgun sequence genome:
- the LOC119325281 gene encoding uncharacterized protein LOC119325281 isoform X2 encodes MGDGAADELETHPRPKEMASLPIPDELAVEIFLRIPNPADLLRASAACVSFRGLIADRAFLRRYRKIHAPPLLGFLEYDHKVFHPAAPPHTSAPAASAAALAADFSFSFLPAPTSDWRVQDVRDGRVLLDRAPQHDIDNRYSVVFPELVVCDPLHRRYLLLPPVPAHLAATVEDPLWIKRHRYCETFLAPPADGGEAPEETSFRVVWMAQCETKLVAFVFSSSTEQWRAIPSQSWSDLFAGLLSLTGLTLFSWHQYAYGCFYWVTDWRERLLVLDTRRMEFSISESPIEARGLEGVAIAIVEAGEGMPGMFIRAKDPAYVNYTIRRNNCGSSSQWQLEKTISLDSRYLFIDSTERHLFLYQCPSRSLDAGCFSLDLKTFQLETVFVSNSFAHIAYAYSNFPPSLSTPAVSTGFGNKAEEEMLEQGGAASTSAESPRSE; translated from the exons ATGGGCGACGGCGCGGCGGATGAGCTCGAGACCCATCCTCGACCCAAGGAAATGGCGTCGCTGCCAATCCCCGACGAGCTCGCGGTGGAGATATTCCTCCGCATCCCCAACCCAGCTGATCTTCTCCGCGCCTCCGCCGCCTGCGTCTCCTTCCGCGGCCTCATCGCCGACCGCGCGTTCCTCCGGCGGTACCGCAAGATCCACGCCCCGCCCCTGCTCGGCTTCCTCGAATACGACCACAAAGTCTTCCACCCCGCGGCCCCGCCTCACACCTCCGCACCGGCAGCCAGCGCCGCGGCGCTCGCAGCcgacttctccttctccttcctcccagCCCCCACCAGCGACTGGCGCGTCCAGGACGTCCGCGACGGCCGCGTCCTCCTCGACCGAGCCCCCCAGCACGACATCGACAACAGATACAGTGTGGTCTTCCCGGAGCTGGTGGTGTGCGACCCCTTGCACCGACGGTACCTCCTGCTTCCCCCAGTCCCTGCCCACCTAGCCGCTACGGTGGAGGATCCACTCTGGATAAAAAGGCACCGTTACTGCGAGACCTTCCTTGCTCCCCCTGCCGACGGCGGCGAGGCACCGGAGGAGACATCATTCAGGGTGGTCTGGATGGCGCAGTGCGAAACTAAGTTGGTCGCCTTTGTCTTCTCTTCCAGCACTGAACAATGGCGAGCCATTCCATCTCAGAGCTGGAGCGATTTGTTTGCTGGCTTGCTGTCGTTAACAGGGCTAACTCTCTTCTCCTGGCACCAATATGCGTATGGGTGCTTCTATTGGGTGACAGATTGGAGGGAAAGGTTGCTGGTGCTTGACACCCGGAGGATGGAGTTCTCCATTTCCGAGTCCCCAATTGAAGCCAGAGGTTTAGAAGGTGTGGCTATAGCCATTGTGGAGGCAGGGGAAGGCATGCCAGGAATGTTTATTCGTGCAAAAGACCCAGCATACGTCAACTACACCATTAGGCGAAACAATTGTGGGAGTTCCAGCCAGTGGCAGTTGGAGAAGACAATCTCACTGGATTCTCGATACTTGTTCATTGATTCAACAGAGAGACACCTGTTCCTATATCAGTGCCCAAGCCGATCACTCGATGCTGGatgtttctcactagacctcaagaCATTCCAGCTTGAGACGGTATTTGTTTCAAATTCCTTCGCCCACATCGCGTATGCCTATAGCAACTTCCCACCCTCGTTGTCGACACCGGCAGTATCAACTG GTTTTGGAAACAAGGCTGAGGAGGAGATGCTGGAACAAGGCGGTGCTGCAAGCACAAGCGCAGAGTCACCACGGTCAGAGTAG
- the LOC119325281 gene encoding uncharacterized protein LOC119325281 isoform X1 yields MGDGAADELETHPRPKEMASLPIPDELAVEIFLRIPNPADLLRASAACVSFRGLIADRAFLRRYRKIHAPPLLGFLEYDHKVFHPAAPPHTSAPAASAAALAADFSFSFLPAPTSDWRVQDVRDGRVLLDRAPQHDIDNRYSVVFPELVVCDPLHRRYLLLPPVPAHLAATVEDPLWIKRHRYCETFLAPPADGGEAPEETSFRVVWMAQCETKLVAFVFSSSTEQWRAIPSQSWSDLFAGLLSLTGLTLFSWHQYAYGCFYWVTDWRERLLVLDTRRMEFSISESPIEARGLEGVAIAIVEAGEGMPGMFIRAKDPAYVNYTIRRNNCGSSSQWQLEKTISLDSRYLFIDSTERHLFLYQCPSRSLDAGCFSLDLKTFQLETVLETRLRRRCWNKAVLQAQAQSHHGQSSAGADAGGQVNINLQQLHLCCLNIAGPKPG; encoded by the exons ATGGGCGACGGCGCGGCGGATGAGCTCGAGACCCATCCTCGACCCAAGGAAATGGCGTCGCTGCCAATCCCCGACGAGCTCGCGGTGGAGATATTCCTCCGCATCCCCAACCCAGCTGATCTTCTCCGCGCCTCCGCCGCCTGCGTCTCCTTCCGCGGCCTCATCGCCGACCGCGCGTTCCTCCGGCGGTACCGCAAGATCCACGCCCCGCCCCTGCTCGGCTTCCTCGAATACGACCACAAAGTCTTCCACCCCGCGGCCCCGCCTCACACCTCCGCACCGGCAGCCAGCGCCGCGGCGCTCGCAGCcgacttctccttctccttcctcccagCCCCCACCAGCGACTGGCGCGTCCAGGACGTCCGCGACGGCCGCGTCCTCCTCGACCGAGCCCCCCAGCACGACATCGACAACAGATACAGTGTGGTCTTCCCGGAGCTGGTGGTGTGCGACCCCTTGCACCGACGGTACCTCCTGCTTCCCCCAGTCCCTGCCCACCTAGCCGCTACGGTGGAGGATCCACTCTGGATAAAAAGGCACCGTTACTGCGAGACCTTCCTTGCTCCCCCTGCCGACGGCGGCGAGGCACCGGAGGAGACATCATTCAGGGTGGTCTGGATGGCGCAGTGCGAAACTAAGTTGGTCGCCTTTGTCTTCTCTTCCAGCACTGAACAATGGCGAGCCATTCCATCTCAGAGCTGGAGCGATTTGTTTGCTGGCTTGCTGTCGTTAACAGGGCTAACTCTCTTCTCCTGGCACCAATATGCGTATGGGTGCTTCTATTGGGTGACAGATTGGAGGGAAAGGTTGCTGGTGCTTGACACCCGGAGGATGGAGTTCTCCATTTCCGAGTCCCCAATTGAAGCCAGAGGTTTAGAAGGTGTGGCTATAGCCATTGTGGAGGCAGGGGAAGGCATGCCAGGAATGTTTATTCGTGCAAAAGACCCAGCATACGTCAACTACACCATTAGGCGAAACAATTGTGGGAGTTCCAGCCAGTGGCAGTTGGAGAAGACAATCTCACTGGATTCTCGATACTTGTTCATTGATTCAACAGAGAGACACCTGTTCCTATATCAGTGCCCAAGCCGATCACTCGATGCTGGatgtttctcactagacctcaagaCATTCCAGCTTGAGACG GTTTTGGAAACAAGGCTGAGGAGGAGATGCTGGAACAAGGCGGTGCTGCAAGCACAAGCGCAGAGTCACCACGGTCAGAGTAGTGCTGGTGCAGATGCTGGAGGTCAG GTTAATATCAACCTGCAGCAACTccacctatgttgtctcaacatagccggtcccaagcccgggtaa